One region of Oxalobacteraceae bacterium OTU3CAMAD1 genomic DNA includes:
- a CDS encoding pilus assembly protein PilM, with translation MIDFKMLFGQASAPLMGLDISTSSVRVVELAQGAKGELRLERYAAEPLPRGAVVDGNIENMDQVVEVVRRVWKKSGSRAKLAALGMPPASVITKKIILPAGLSEDQLEVQVESEASQYIPFALDEVSLDFDVIGAAANSPEDIEVMLAASRREKVEDRVAIAEASGLKATVMDIESYAARAALDRITAQLPEAGAGQVVALFQIGAQVTHISVMLDGATVYEREQPFGGNSLTQDIVRAYGMAFDEAEARKKSGDLPDNYVPELLTPFLESAAMEVTRAIQFFYTSTPYTRVDQLFLAGGCAVIPGLLELVAGRTRIASAVISPFKGMQLGSSVREAQLRVDAPAYLVACGLALRRFG, from the coding sequence ATGATCGATTTCAAGATGCTGTTCGGGCAGGCCAGCGCGCCGCTGATGGGCCTGGATATCAGCACCTCCAGCGTGCGCGTGGTGGAGCTGGCCCAAGGCGCCAAGGGCGAACTGCGGCTCGAGCGCTACGCCGCCGAGCCGCTGCCGCGCGGCGCCGTCGTCGACGGCAACATCGAGAACATGGACCAGGTGGTCGAGGTGGTGCGGCGCGTCTGGAAGAAAAGCGGCAGCCGCGCCAAGCTGGCCGCGCTGGGCATGCCGCCGGCGTCGGTCATCACCAAGAAAATCATCCTGCCGGCCGGCCTGTCCGAGGACCAGCTCGAGGTGCAGGTCGAATCCGAGGCCAGCCAATACATCCCGTTCGCGCTCGACGAGGTCAGCCTGGACTTCGACGTCATCGGCGCGGCCGCCAACTCGCCCGAGGACATCGAGGTCATGCTGGCCGCCTCGCGCCGCGAAAAGGTCGAGGACCGGGTCGCCATCGCCGAGGCGTCCGGCCTGAAGGCGACCGTGATGGACATCGAATCGTACGCCGCCCGCGCCGCGCTCGACCGCATCACCGCGCAGCTGCCCGAGGCCGGCGCCGGCCAGGTGGTGGCGCTGTTCCAGATCGGCGCCCAGGTCACCCATATCTCCGTCATGCTCGACGGCGCCACCGTCTACGAGCGCGAGCAGCCCTTCGGCGGCAACTCGCTGACCCAGGACATCGTGCGCGCCTACGGCATGGCCTTCGACGAGGCCGAGGCGCGCAAGAAGAGCGGCGACCTGCCCGACAACTACGTGCCGGAGTTGCTCACGCCCTTCCTCGAGAGCGCGGCGATGGAGGTCACGCGGGCGATCCAGTTCTTCTACACCTCCACCCCTTACACCCGCGTCGACCAGCTGTTCCTGGCCGGCGGCTGCGCCGTCATCCCCGGCCTGCTCGAGCTGGTCGCCGGCCGCACCCGGATCGCCAGCGCCGTGATCTCGCCGTTCAAGGGCATGCAGCTGGGGTCGTCGGTACGCGAGGCGCAGCTGCGCGTTGACGCCCCGGCCTACCTGGTCGCCTGCGGCCTGGCGCTGCGGAGGTTCGGCTGA